GTTTGTGCAGAAACCACGGGAATAGTGTTTGATATTTCTACTAATCAATGTGTTAATCAGGGTGAATATGTGATGGATATTTTAGATTGTTAATTAGTCAGAGCATCATTACCACACCTTATTTAAAATGATAACTGTTAGAAAATATGAATTCTCAATCACTAAATTTAGATAATCTGCAAACTACTATTCCCATCGCCCCAGAAGGATTCAAGTCTGGTTTTGTTGCCATTATTGGCAGACCAAACGTGGGCAAGTCTACATTAATGAATCATTTAATTGGGCAAAAAGTTGCTATTACTTCTCCCGTGGCGCAAACTACCCGCAATCGTTTACAGGGAATTTTGACTACACCAGAGGCGCAAATTATTTTTGTTGATACTCCTGGTATACATAAGCCTCATCATGAACTAGGCAAAGTTTTGGTACAAAATGCCAAGACGGCTATTAAGTCCGTAGATTTAGTTTTATTTGTAGTAGATAGTTCTACTGATGCTGGTACAGGCGATCGCTTTATTTTAGATATTTTAACCAGACTAAATACTCCAGTAATCTTAGGTTTAAATAAAGTTGATTTACAGCCAACTAACTATCAATTTATTGACGATACATACTCTAATTTAATTGCTGATACTAATTGGTCAACGGTCAAGTTTTCCGCGACTACAGGAACAGGAACAGAACAACTCCAAAAAGCTTTGATCGATAAATTAGAATCTGGCCCTTATTATTATCCTCCAGATTTGGTCACAGATCAGCCTGAACGCTTTATCATGGCAGAGCTAATTAGAGAACAAATACTATTACATACTCGTCAGGAAATTCCCCACTCGGTAGCTATTACCATCGAAAAGATTGAAGAAACTCCCAAAATAACTAAAGTCAATGCAGCCATTAATATTGAGCGTAGTTCCCAAAAAGGAATTTTGATTGGCAAAAAAGGTAGTATGCTCAAAACTATCGGTACAGCAGCCAGAAAACAAATTCAAAAGCTAATTTCGGGAAACGTTCATTTAGAGCTATTTGTTAAAGTTGAACCAAAATGGCGACAGTCTCGTTTGCGTTTGGCTGAATTTGGTTATCAGGTTGAAGAGTAGTAAGTTAGGGGCGAATGGCCGTTCGCCCGTACAGAAATGCCTAAAGCTAAGATCGAGGTTAAAGTTAAACTGTTTGCTGTCTATCAAGAGGTTTTTGATGCGTCTGAAATAGACTTGATGCTTCCTGCTTCGGCTCAGGTAAGTGATGTTTTAGCTTCATTGATTGAGCAGAAGCCACAACTGGCAAAGTGGCAAAAAGTAACTCGTTTTGGAGTTAATTTGAAATTTGTGCAAGCCGACACCTTTTTGCAAGAAGGAGATGAGGTTGTTTTAATTCCTCCTGTAAGCGGTGGCTGAAGATAAATTGGTAGTCCTGTAGAAGTAATGATTTAGAATAAGAACTGATATTTTAAAACTTTACTATAATGCTTCATTACCTCTTTAACACTACCCTTGTTTCTTCTTGGGTGTGGAAAAGTAGAGGACAACTGCCAGCAAAATTAGGGCAATGATCGAAGCATAGCCCCTTGGCAGTGATAAACCACCTTTTGCCACTGGTTTAGTTAGAAAGTCGCCAAAAGTAGCTCCAAACGGGCGGGTAAAAATGAATGCGAACCAGAATAGTAAAGCATCGTTCAGCTTGGTTACGTAGTGAAGGGCGATGACAATACCAATGACGGTAGCCGTTACCAATGCACCCTGGATATAGCTTAGTCCCATGTTGTCTGTCAGAAAGTCACCAAAAGCTGTTCCCAAACTATTAGAAAATACCACCGCTAGCCAATAGGTAGTCTCGGCATCTTTCTTGATAATAGGGTAAACACTCAAATCGCGATCGCGATAGTACCAGACGGCGAGAGTGGTCAAAAGACAGGCTACTAAAATAAGCGATCCTACTGCGTAGCCCAGACCAAGAGAGCGATCCATGAGGTCTGAAACTTCTGTTCCTGCTGTGGTTGTGGCGATGATGGCTGCCCAAAAAAGGACGGGACGATATCTGTCGGCTTGAATTTGAAAAAAGAGGATAATTGCCAGGATCGCAACGGTTATGGCGAAGCCTACATAATACCCAAGCCCCAGAGACATGGAGATAAAGTCACCTGCGGTTTCCCCCAGGGTTGTAGCAATAATCTTCATGATCCAGAAGAAAATCGTGACTTGGGCAACCTTGTTGGCAACTCTATTCGTTTCAACTTTGTTCATTGATTTTCCCTTAAAAATTTAAATTTTTACACCCAAACTTTAGAAAATAAGTGTCAGAAACTTTGCAAGATTTTGAATAACTTCTTGTACAAATCATTACGCCGTGTGCCAATACTTATCGTTTAGGGAGATAGGGATGTAGGGATATGGGGAGATAAATCTAACTTTTGAACTAAACCCCATCTACTTTGAAAGCTGAGAAAATTTGCTATTTTGTTGATTGTTTATTCAAGCTAAACTATGATTGATAAATAGTTAGTTATTAGGAATAATAAACGTGTCTAACGATTTTGGTATATTAATTCGCCAAGCGCGAAAAGAAAAAAAGTATTCTCAAAGAGAATTGGCTAAACTATTGAAAATAGATTTTACTTATTTATCTAAACTAGAAAATAATCGTGCAGATTATGCCCCCAAGGAAGAAGTGATTCGCGGTTTGGCAAGACATTTAGATTTAGATCAAGAAGAACTAATTTTTCTGGCTGGAAGAATACCTCAACAGGAAGAAGATTTACTCAAGCAACATTATAAAGATATGCCTGCTTTATTTCGTCGAATGCGAGAAAATCCTGAATTTGCTCAAAGAGTATTTCGCGAAGCTTCCACTACAAGGGCATCTCACTCAGGTCAGGACACTTGAATCGACGTGTCTTTAGATAGCTAGGAGTTAAATGTTTGTGAGTGTTTTTCGTCCCTTTAGATTTATTTCTAAAATTGATATTGAGGCTGCTGCTTTGGATGTTTGGCTACAAATGGAGAAGGCGAAAAACAAGCCCCAATTGCCAGTGGATGCTAGCATTATTGCCGAGTTTCTAGACTTAGATTTAGTCTGGGATCAAATTGCTGATGACGAACAGGGGACAATAGCAGCCAGAATTTTACCTTTAGAAAAGCTAATTGAAATCAATGAAGATCTGCCACAGCTAAAGGGGGGTTTTGGCGAATCAACCATTGCCCATGAGATTGGACATTGGGTATTGCATATTGATACTGAAAAGATAGACAGCTACAGTCGGCTTAAACAAAAGGGTGTTGATGTAAAAGTGAAGCCTTTTATCTGTCGTAATGGCGATAGTTTGGCAAGGATTGAATGGCAAGCGCAATACTTTGCGGGATGCTTGCTGATGCCACAACACATATTAACAGAATTGAAACAGAGTAAAGATTTAACTAAATGGCAGCATCTTTATCGAATGGCGGAACAGTTGGGCGTAACTATCTCTAATTTAACAACTCGTCTACAAGATTTAGGCTGGATTTCTCTTGATGCAGATACCCGCAAAATTCAGTTGACCAGATAATTTGTCAATTTATCTAATGTCTAAATGATCTTTTATTTCTTGGGCTAGCCAAGCTGCTTCTTCTTCTTTTAATGCGCCACCAAGATTATAAATGCGATCGCTTCCTCGCAATGCAACCTGAAAAATAGAGCCTGTGCGCTGCACAAAAACGTTATTTATTTTTTCACTAGCTAAAGTACTTTTATCATATTTCAAACCAAAAGCTTTACTGTAAATTACGGTCATATTGTTATTGATAAATATGTCTGTTTTTGATATAAATAGCAAGAAAAGCTTGATTAATACCATTAAAGGAAATATTAACAACATGGCGCGGAAAAACGTAATAAAAAACAAGGAAAAGCAAAACCAGGTGAATAAAGCTGCTACTCCACTACAGCCACTATTAAAAAGCTCATTTGCTCTATCAAAACCGCCTGCGGGTATCTTGATTTCCAATAGACCTTTTTCTTTTTTTAGTTTAACTAGCGTAAGTAGAGCAATACTGTTAACTTTGTATTTATTTGTTGCTCGTCTGGTAAAAACTTTAGACTGATTAGCAGAATTATAAGTAAACATCTTAGAAAGCAAAGTTTCCTTAGCCTCAACGGCATTTTGAAAGCGTTTTTCTACCGTTAATTCTGTTATTTTCTCTAACCAGTCAATCAAGTCTGGTTTAATGTTAACGCGATCGCGAAATTGAATTCGAGAATCTTTATGAGGCAAATCCGCCGGGGATTTCCCCGTTAATAAATGAATTAAAGTTCCCCCCAAAGCATATAAATCGGAAGCCTCAACTGCCCTACCCCAAAACTGTTCTAAAGGCGCATAACCAACTGTGCCGACAACTGTAAAAGTAACTCCCGTAACGGCTGCTTGAGCCTGTACTGCGCCAAAATCGATTAAATAAATGCGATCATCTTCTCCCAAAATTATATTACTAGGCTTGATATCTCGATGCAGCACCGAGGGATTTAATTGATGTAGATAAATTAGAATATCCAAAGTTTCTTGGGCGATACCACGAATCTTGTCCTCAGTAAAACGCCGACTTTGTTCTAATGATTCTTGTAAAGACAAACCAGGAATATATTGCTGTACTAGAGCAAACCAAGGAACACCTTCGCCAACTTCCTTGTCTAAATCAAAGTAATCATAATATTTAGGAATGCAGGGATGATCGAGTGTTTTTAGCGTCTGGGCTTCTCTTTCAAACAGCTTTAATTCTTCCCAGCGCATTTGCGGATTGAACGCCAACAACTTGATCGCGACAAATTCGGTACTTACCCGATCGCTCGCCAGCCAAGTTTGATGCCCTGCTGCGGTACGCCCTAAACGTCTTTGCAGTTGATATCGAGAATTTAAGACTTGATGTTCTTTAAATACCATGCGATCGCCTTGATAAAATCAGTAAGATACATAATTACTATTGAAAATTAATCAAAACCAAGATTCTTGAAAATATTTAAATTGAATGGAAAACCGTATATTCATTTAGTCTGAACGTTTTTGCCCTGGATTGACAACTATTTAGCAAAATTTTAAATATTTCTTATGCGATCGCTTCAGTTCTCTCAGAACAGACAAGTTATTGAGCAAAGGCAGCAAGGTGTACCCACCGCAGCTAGGCAGAAGGCAGAAGCCAAGAGGTTTACCTTTGAATTGTTCTTTGCAAATGACCCAAGGCTATCTTTAAATAACTCAGCTTAGAAAGGTAGTTAACAATAATTTATGCAAGAAGTCTAATATACTTAAAGGATATTTTAAACGCTATTTTTTTGTTTATGAATCAACCATCTAAAATTAATAATCCTAATTTAGCTTCTATACAAGAACCAATAATTAGTGCTGCGCCAGAGGTAAAACAAATTATTGAGGAAGTCTTAAAACTAGAAAAAGATAAGCTGTATTTAAAAACTCCTCGCAATATTAATGAAGATATTTTAAATATAATCAAAAAAATTGTGTCATGAAGTTAATTAATCTGCAACTATGCAACTTTAGACAATTTTATGGCAAAACGATCCAAATTAAATTTGCTAGTGGAGAAAAAAATACGACGGTTATTTATGGTAATAATGGTGCAGGAAAAACATCGATTCTTAATGCTTTTACCTGGGTGCTATACGAAAAATTTACTGCTGCTTTTGCCTTTCCCGAATCATTAGTTAATCAACGTGCTGTTACAGAGGCGCAAGTAGATGGGGCGGTAGAATGTTGGGTAGAGTTGCAGTTTGAGCGCGATCGCAAGTCCTATCAGATCAAGCGTAAGTGTTACGCAAGCAAGAATGCAGCCAATCAGATTCAATACAGCAAAACTAAGCTGTTTATGCTGGTTGCGGGGGATGATGGACGTTGGTATCCACCCCTTGAGTCTTCAGAAGATGTTATTGATAGGATTTTACCCGCAAGCTTACATCAATATTTTTTCTTTGATGGAGAAAGGATTGATAGTTTTTTTCGCCATAATCAGAATCATAATATTGCTGAAGACACTAAAGAATTATTAGGGGTAAAGGTTTTAGATCGGGCGATCGAACATTTAAAAAAAGCCAAGCGAACTTTACAAGAAGAATTACAAGAGTTAGGAGATAGTAAAACCAAGCAGTTAGTACAACAGCAAATTAAATTAGAGCAAGCTCGCGATAATTTGGCACAGCGCAAAAAAGAAATAATTGCCAAAGTTACACAGCTTGAGCAACGTAAATCTAATTTATCTAATCAGCTTTTGGAAGTTAGCGGTGCAGATAAAATACAAGAATTAAAAAATAAATTAGTTAAACAGGAAGCAGCCGTTAAAAAAGATATTATTCAAAGTAAAGATAAGCTCAAAAAAAGCATTTCTCAAGATAGCTATCTAGTCTTTTTACCCAATCTAAATAATAAGTTTGTAAAATTGCTTGAGCAGTTACGCGATCGCGGTCAATTATCAAGCGGTATCAAACAAGAGTTTATTCAACAATTGTTGCAGCAGCAAAGCTGTATCTGTGGTGCAGAATTAAAACCAGATACAGATGCCTATCAAAAGGTAAAATCTTGGCTAAAAAAAGTAGAAATAAAAAATGTGGAAGAGTCGGCTATTCGTTTAGAAACCCAAATAAGCAAAATTGAATCTCGCTCAGATATATTTTGGCAACAATTAGACCAACAGCAAGCAGCAATAAAGCATCAATATTTAGAAATAAATCGCCTAGAAGCAGAAATAGCCAAAGCCAATAAACAACTACAAAGCTATCCTAATCGAGATATTCAACAGCTACAAAAGAAAATAGAGCAGATCGAATCACAGCTTAAAAAGCTTATTTTAGAACAAGGAATAAATCAACAGCAGCAGAGCGATCGCGCCTCGCAATTAAGCAAGCTAACTCAAACAATATCCCAACATCAGCTAACCGAAAATAAGCAGAAATTGGCACAAAAGCGCATCGTTCTAACCCAAGAATCAATTGTTAGATTAAACGAAGTAAGAACTCGTTTAGAACAGCAATTTAGATTAACTTTAGAGCAAAAGGTTCAAGAAATATTTAGCTTTATTTCTTTTACTCCCTATATACCCAAACTAAGCCCTAATTACGAACTAACTTTAGTCGAAAACACATCGGGAGTAGAAGTGCCTGTAGCAGCTTCTACTGGAGAAAATCAAATCCTTAGCCTCTCGTTTATTGGCGGTATCATCGATCGCGTTAGACAATGGAGTCAGCGAAATACCTTAGTCGGTTATGACAGCAGCACCTTTCCCATCGTCATGGACTCTCCTTTTGGCAGTTTAGATCAGGTTTATCGACGACAGGTAGCCAAAGCTATTCCCGAACTCGCTAATCAATTAGTAATTTTGGTAACTAAAACCCAGTGGCTAGGGGAAGTAGCAACACAAACACGCTCACGAATTGCCCAAGAATATGTCTTAACCTACTATTCACCCAAGACAAACTGTGAACCAGACTATATTAATCTTCAGCAGCAAGATTACCCTTTAGTTCAACCTAGTGGTAATAATTTTGAGTATACCAAAATTATGGCAATTAAAGATTAATATAGATAAATTTTTCAACAATTAAGTTATAACAGTATCGGTTGCTATATCAATCAGCTACGGGAGAAGAATAGGAGAAAAACGAGAATGCTTTTCTTAGATTATACACAAGTCAAATACTGCAGGTTAAAAAATAACGATCGAGCCATAAAAGGACTTATCTATAATGGTAATGTCTTTACAAGAGCCAAAGCTTTTCCCAAAGAAGAATTAGAAGCAGCTATTAAAGAATGTCGAGAAGAATACTTAGATCACGAAGAACGTTCGAAAATTGCTACTTTGCTAGTCAAAGATAAAAATTCTGTAGGAATTTGGATGCAAAGCGATCGCTTTAAAGCATCTGATGCTATAGCCTCTAGTGAGGAAAAGCAATCACCTAATGCAAAATTGCCTTCAGCTAGCTCTGACCAGCCAAAAACAGACCTGAGCAAAGTCAGTATTCGGCAAATAGCACTGGAAATGCGTTCAGAAACAGGCGTAGAAATTAAAACCCGTCGTTACAAGCTGAAGCTATATCAGCGTTGTTTTTTAGGCAATGAGGCTGTAGACTGGATTGCTAAACGAGTGAACATTTCTCGTACTGATGCGGTTAGATTAGGTCAAAAAATGCTGGACAAAAACATTTTTGACCATGTGACAAATGAACATCAATTCAAAGATGAAGAGTTGTTTTACCGTTTTCGGGATGATGAAGGTAAAAGTTTGTGGAATAGCAAAATTTAATTGCATCTCCCTAACTTAAAAAATCGATCTTATTACTAGGCTTAAAGTTTGGGAAAACTTGACTCAAGCGATTATCAGCAACAGACAAATGATTTTGTAAAACGTGAGCAATTATTTCTCTATAATCTGTAGTTACAGCTAAATCTCGATCCTGATCGAGCTCAGGGTCATCTAAGCCTTTCCATTCTCCATACACTTTTCCCCCACGAACTCTTCCTCCTAAAAGCATCATTACATTACCATATCCATGATCTGTTCCTTTAGTACCGTTCTCTTTAAGAGTACGACCAAATTCTGATAAAACAACAATTACCGTATCGGCATAGATTGGCTCTAATCCTTTGACCAGAGTTGCTAGACCTTCGCCAAAAGAAGGCAATAATCGATCGAGGATTGCACTTTCATTAACATGAGAATCCCAGCCACCTATGTCCATAAATGCCAATTGAGTTTTAGTGCTGCCCACCATTAATTTGGCTACTTCGTCTGCATCATCGACAAAAGCGTTGACGTTCTTGGCTTGGCGAGAAGAGGACTTCATTTCTTGATTTAATGCTGCTAAAACTTTCTCTCTGACCTTACGTCCCTCTTGATAAGCTTTACTCAAGTCATCAGTTCCACCATACAATTCATCAAAAGCTTTGCTAATGACTGGATGATCGGTAGGAATAGCTCCTGTTGAGTTTTTGCCAGGTCTTAAGCTGGCAATATTCATTTTTCCCTTAAGTATGTAAGGGGTAGTAACACCAACGTTGAGAGCTTGAGTTGCTTCTTCTTGAGGTAGTTGTGCCAAAAGCCGATTCATCCAACCATCAGGAGTGTTTTTAAAGCCTGGAGTTCCATTTTCAATATAGTCTTGGGCTTGAAAATGAGAACGCTCAACTATTGGTAAACCGCTAGCATGAACAAAAGCCAAACTTTTCTGTTGCCAAAGAGGCATCAAATCTTTTAGGTGAGGATGTAAACCAAAAAAGCTGTCAAGATCCAGTACACCGTTTTTTTCCTGGGGATAAGGGATGGCAATAGTTGGTCTTGCTGAATAATAATTGGTTTCCTGATGAGGAACAACCAGATTCAAACCATCAACTCCCCCCCGTAATAACACTACTACCAAACGTTGAGGGTTAGCTGACTGGCTAAGTCCCTGAGCAGCCCAGCTATTTAAACCGATGGGAACTAAAATTCCTGTAGTTGCCAAACTGGCTGCGGTCAAAAATTTTCTTCTTTTCATGACTATTTTTAGCTGAACTACAAATTAAATTATATTGAGTAAAACTTATCTATACATTGCTTCAGGGCTGCCTAAAATGAGGGCTGGACGAAGCTTCCCAGGGCTTTTGGCAATTACCTTTTTGGTGTGTGCAGAAAGCTTTCCTAAGTTTGTTTCTATTTTTTGATATTCAACAGGATCTTGCTTATTTAAAGAGGCATTAGCGATCGCTGATGCAAAGCCTATCCTTTGTAACATTGCCTGGGAATTCAACCAAACATCTTGAGTATTTTTGTAGCCAGTGGGAGGAATGCAGCTATATATAGGCATTGACAAGCTGCTTATCATACCTCTAATGCGATCGTAGTCTGGCTGCTCGATCTCGCTAATTCTTACTAAGGAAACTATATACTGGTAAGGGGTTTTGAACTTTTGTTGATAGTACTTGGGGTCATTAAATTCTGAAGCGTGAATCAAGGTATCCATAACAACTTTAATATTGCCATCACTTTTCATAAATTTTTGAGCTAGTTTATCTACCAAGCTAGATGGTGGTCGATCCGCAACAAAGTACTGTGCCAATTTATAGCTGATAAATTGTGCGGTGGCAGGATGAGTTGCCAAGATGTCTAAAGCTTGCTGCCCTTCTGTAATGCCATTCGGCTCAATTTTATGACCTAAAAATACTTTTTCACCGCGATCGTGACGTTTTTCGTCAAAGAAAAAGCCCTTTTTATTTCCTCTTTCGCCAAGATAATCTACTCTCCAGCCTGTAAATATTTTGGCTAAAGTTATTACATCTTCTTGAGTGTAACCACCATCAATACCCAATGTCTGTAGCTCCATCAATTCACGGGCATAATTTTCATTTAAAGTCTCGCTATTGCGCTTTTTATTAGAGTTACTAAACGCAAAGTTTTTAAAGTTATCTAAATAAATCAACATAGCTGGATGAGTGGCAGTTACTTCTAATAAGTCACGAAAACTGCCTAGAGCATTAGCCCGAATTTCATTCTCATAGTCGTTGACCCATAAGCTGATTGTTCCCTTTCCTGCCATAACATTGAAGTGATTAAACCAAAAATCTACCATCACTTCTTGCAGTTGCCTAGGAGAATTTATTGCCCGCGCTAAATGAGCATCCATAGCCTCTAACCGAGCCTGTTTTTTTAAATCATAGTTTTTCTTTTGTAGCTTTATTTTTTGTTCGGTAGATATTGCAATATCCTCTAGTTTTTGTTTGTTAATATACTGCTCTGTTTGCAATTTAATTGGCTGTTGATTAATAAGCTTTAGTCCAGCTAAATAATTATTTAAGCTAGAAGATTCTGAAATTGATTCAGGATTAAGCTGAGACTGAATATAAGCTTCAATACCTCTTTTTTTTATATCTTTAAGTTGGGCTGTATTTATCCCAAAGCTCAATCTTTCTAAAACTTGGCTTTGGTTAGGGAGAGATAATTCACTTTTTCCTACGGTAACGTTAATCAAGCCAAGACATAGAAGCGAGCTACAAATTATAGTTAAGATGCCATACCATAGTTTATGTCTCATAGTCTGTTGCAAAACGAGCAGCAATTTACAATTATTGTTTGTTCTTGAAGATTT
This DNA window, taken from Pleurocapsa sp. FMAR1, encodes the following:
- a CDS encoding serine/threonine protein kinase, whose protein sequence is MVFKEHQVLNSRYQLQRRLGRTAAGHQTWLASDRVSTEFVAIKLLAFNPQMRWEELKLFEREAQTLKTLDHPCIPKYYDYFDLDKEVGEGVPWFALVQQYIPGLSLQESLEQSRRFTEDKIRGIAQETLDILIYLHQLNPSVLHRDIKPSNIILGEDDRIYLIDFGAVQAQAAVTGVTFTVVGTVGYAPLEQFWGRAVEASDLYALGGTLIHLLTGKSPADLPHKDSRIQFRDRVNIKPDLIDWLEKITELTVEKRFQNAVEAKETLLSKMFTYNSANQSKVFTRRATNKYKVNSIALLTLVKLKKEKGLLEIKIPAGGFDRANELFNSGCSGVAALFTWFCFSLFFITFFRAMLLIFPLMVLIKLFLLFISKTDIFINNNMTVIYSKAFGLKYDKSTLASEKINNVFVQRTGSIFQVALRGSDRIYNLGGALKEEEAAWLAQEIKDHLDIR
- a CDS encoding COG4705 family protein; this encodes MNKVETNRVANKVAQVTIFFWIMKIIATTLGETAGDFISMSLGLGYYVGFAITVAILAIILFFQIQADRYRPVLFWAAIIATTTAGTEVSDLMDRSLGLGYAVGSLILVACLLTTLAVWYYRDRDLSVYPIIKKDAETTYWLAVVFSNSLGTAFGDFLTDNMGLSYIQGALVTATVIGIVIALHYVTKLNDALLFWFAFIFTRPFGATFGDFLTKPVAKGGLSLPRGYASIIALILLAVVLYFSTPKKKQG
- a CDS encoding AAA family ATPase; translated protein: MKLINLQLCNFRQFYGKTIQIKFASGEKNTTVIYGNNGAGKTSILNAFTWVLYEKFTAAFAFPESLVNQRAVTEAQVDGAVECWVELQFERDRKSYQIKRKCYASKNAANQIQYSKTKLFMLVAGDDGRWYPPLESSEDVIDRILPASLHQYFFFDGERIDSFFRHNQNHNIAEDTKELLGVKVLDRAIEHLKKAKRTLQEELQELGDSKTKQLVQQQIKLEQARDNLAQRKKEIIAKVTQLEQRKSNLSNQLLEVSGADKIQELKNKLVKQEAAVKKDIIQSKDKLKKSISQDSYLVFLPNLNNKFVKLLEQLRDRGQLSSGIKQEFIQQLLQQQSCICGAELKPDTDAYQKVKSWLKKVEIKNVEESAIRLETQISKIESRSDIFWQQLDQQQAAIKHQYLEINRLEAEIAKANKQLQSYPNRDIQQLQKKIEQIESQLKKLILEQGINQQQQSDRASQLSKLTQTISQHQLTENKQKLAQKRIVLTQESIVRLNEVRTRLEQQFRLTLEQKVQEIFSFISFTPYIPKLSPNYELTLVENTSGVEVPVAASTGENQILSLSFIGGIIDRVRQWSQRNTLVGYDSSTFPIVMDSPFGSLDQVYRRQVAKAIPELANQLVILVTKTQWLGEVATQTRSRIAQEYVLTYYSPKTNCEPDYINLQQQDYPLVQPSGNNFEYTKIMAIKD
- a CDS encoding DUF1800 domain-containing protein; this translates as MRHKLWYGILTIICSSLLCLGLINVTVGKSELSLPNQSQVLERLSFGINTAQLKDIKKRGIEAYIQSQLNPESISESSSLNNYLAGLKLINQQPIKLQTEQYINKQKLEDIAISTEQKIKLQKKNYDLKKQARLEAMDAHLARAINSPRQLQEVMVDFWFNHFNVMAGKGTISLWVNDYENEIRANALGSFRDLLEVTATHPAMLIYLDNFKNFAFSNSNKKRNSETLNENYARELMELQTLGIDGGYTQEDVITLAKIFTGWRVDYLGERGNKKGFFFDEKRHDRGEKVFLGHKIEPNGITEGQQALDILATHPATAQFISYKLAQYFVADRPPSSLVDKLAQKFMKSDGNIKVVMDTLIHASEFNDPKYYQQKFKTPYQYIVSLVRISEIEQPDYDRIRGMISSLSMPIYSCIPPTGYKNTQDVWLNSQAMLQRIGFASAIANASLNKQDPVEYQKIETNLGKLSAHTKKVIAKSPGKLRPALILGSPEAMYR
- a CDS encoding DEP domain-containing protein produces the protein MLFLDYTQVKYCRLKNNDRAIKGLIYNGNVFTRAKAFPKEELEAAIKECREEYLDHEERSKIATLLVKDKNSVGIWMQSDRFKASDAIASSEEKQSPNAKLPSASSDQPKTDLSKVSIRQIALEMRSETGVEIKTRRYKLKLYQRCFLGNEAVDWIAKRVNISRTDAVRLGQKMLDKNIFDHVTNEHQFKDEELFYRFRDDEGKSLWNSKI
- a CDS encoding MoaD/ThiS family protein; protein product: MPKAKIEVKVKLFAVYQEVFDASEIDLMLPASAQVSDVLASLIEQKPQLAKWQKVTRFGVNLKFVQADTFLQEGDEVVLIPPVSGG
- a CDS encoding DUF1501 domain-containing protein, which gives rise to MKRRKFLTAASLATTGILVPIGLNSWAAQGLSQSANPQRLVVVLLRGGVDGLNLVVPHQETNYYSARPTIAIPYPQEKNGVLDLDSFFGLHPHLKDLMPLWQQKSLAFVHASGLPIVERSHFQAQDYIENGTPGFKNTPDGWMNRLLAQLPQEEATQALNVGVTTPYILKGKMNIASLRPGKNSTGAIPTDHPVISKAFDELYGGTDDLSKAYQEGRKVREKVLAALNQEMKSSSRQAKNVNAFVDDADEVAKLMVGSTKTQLAFMDIGGWDSHVNESAILDRLLPSFGEGLATLVKGLEPIYADTVIVVLSEFGRTLKENGTKGTDHGYGNVMMLLGGRVRGGKVYGEWKGLDDPELDQDRDLAVTTDYREIIAHVLQNHLSVADNRLSQVFPNFKPSNKIDFLS
- the era gene encoding GTPase Era, which translates into the protein MNSQSLNLDNLQTTIPIAPEGFKSGFVAIIGRPNVGKSTLMNHLIGQKVAITSPVAQTTRNRLQGILTTPEAQIIFVDTPGIHKPHHELGKVLVQNAKTAIKSVDLVLFVVDSSTDAGTGDRFILDILTRLNTPVILGLNKVDLQPTNYQFIDDTYSNLIADTNWSTVKFSATTGTGTEQLQKALIDKLESGPYYYPPDLVTDQPERFIMAELIREQILLHTRQEIPHSVAITIEKIEETPKITKVNAAINIERSSQKGILIGKKGSMLKTIGTAARKQIQKLISGNVHLELFVKVEPKWRQSRLRLAEFGYQVEE
- a CDS encoding helix-turn-helix domain-containing protein, yielding MSNDFGILIRQARKEKKYSQRELAKLLKIDFTYLSKLENNRADYAPKEEVIRGLARHLDLDQEELIFLAGRIPQQEEDLLKQHYKDMPALFRRMRENPEFAQRVFREASTTRASHSGQDT
- a CDS encoding ImmA/IrrE family metallo-endopeptidase — its product is MSVFRPFRFISKIDIEAAALDVWLQMEKAKNKPQLPVDASIIAEFLDLDLVWDQIADDEQGTIAARILPLEKLIEINEDLPQLKGGFGESTIAHEIGHWVLHIDTEKIDSYSRLKQKGVDVKVKPFICRNGDSLARIEWQAQYFAGCLLMPQHILTELKQSKDLTKWQHLYRMAEQLGVTISNLTTRLQDLGWISLDADTRKIQLTR